In the Dysidea avara chromosome 14, odDysAvar1.4, whole genome shotgun sequence genome, CAATGAGTTGAGAATTGACTCCCTGTTAACTCCAAAAGTCTTAGAGTAATGATCTCTGATAGTAGGATTGTCTTTCAAAAGTTGGCAGTGGTGCTGATGGCTCAGTGGTGTTCGAAGATCGAAGTATTTCTCATGAAACTAACAAAAACATTGAAGAAATCAGTTACAAATGTAAATTATCATACAATCATGTTCTATGAGTAGTGTATGTACATTCTACAGTGTATATAACAGCAACGATTCCTGGAGAAAAAGTTTGATGAGTTCGGTAGATGAATGGAGGCCTATCATGAAGGGTCACAAGCTTCTCTTTGGTTAAACTTTCCCACTATGTACTAGATCAGGTACTACATGTAAACTTCAAGCACATCCTCACATGATCATGCTATAACATAACCTAGCTGTTAATTTAAACTCCATGTACAACATGTGAGAAATTCTAAAACATACCTTGAGTTGAATTTCTGGTTTTGTTGTCAAACATTGTCTGCATAGTCTATAAGCAGCTGAGCTTTCTTTAAATCCTGCCACAGCACTGCTTCCTGGGTTGTCTCCAGAAACTGTAGCGATTGTTCCATAGAACTTTACCAAGCCTTCACATGTACTAAAAGTACAGCCCTATATACAGCCAACAAAGTATATTGAAGTATTCTGGTATACACAATAAAAAAGAGTTACCTTTTCTAGCTGTTTGATATCTTTAATGGCTGGCTCTAATATCTTGTCATGTCCATAAACTTCCAGCAGTGGGGCCTCAACCAAACACAATAATTGAATTGCTTCCAAAGTAGACCGGTACATCGGATGTATGTTTCctattgtatagtagtagcAATGTATTGCAAAATATAGGTCATTCAAAGTAGAAAAATACGCCACCCTATAAAATCTAACCTATTTTATGCTTCTTACGAAAGGAGCCGAGTGGGTTGCACAGTTCACATTCATCAAAATACAAGAAAATTTGAAGAGCATTGTGATGTGAACCAAACAAAGGATGGCACTTAAATTTAGGAGAATCACAAAAATCTTCCAATAATTCATCAGAACGTTGATGTCCTCTCATAATCTGAAATTATACAAAGGTTGAACTGAACATAACTGTTTAGAaacatgcacatgcatacatttattaAGATTTCTACCATATTAGCTATAATACTTGATTAATGATTACAAACCTCTTCATACACAGCAGGGCAGTTAAGCATGTTCTTCAAAACTTCTAGTATTGGTACATATGTGAACTTTTGATCAACTTCTGTTAGTCGTCGTGATTGACCCTCACCAGTCCAAATATAGGATGTTCCTAATGTTATTTGTATGGGATCCTGTACAACCAAATTTACATCATGATTAATAACAAAATCACTTACCACAAAATTAAGGTATTTTCTATAATAAGACAATTGAAGATACTGTGTCTTAATATTAGCAAAAGGTGATGTGTATGGCGAAGTTTCATTAACCAGTGCATTTAGGCCGGGAATATCGTCAGAATTCACATTTAAAATAGCACGCAGGTCATCACCAAGCTGGCAAACAACATTAGTACATAGTTCAGTAACATCCGATAGTATCTCATCAACAGCTGATTGAGTTAGCCTTTTCCCTTCTTTTAACTTCAATATCCACAATGCTGCTTCCCTTTCTAAATTACTTTTATTATTTGCCAAGGACTGTGGGGGACAATCTAGCGGCGCTGACTCAGGCGAATGACAAGGCTCCTCAGGCGAATCATTATACAAGTCTTTTGCAGAATTGGCACTGCTTCCAGTTGGTCTTTGTTCCTCTTGTTCGCACTCACTTACTTCCCCACGATGTTTTTTTCTAAGATGCCttttgtaggtgtgaaaactGTTAAAGGTGGTCTCACAACGAGTACCACTGCTATTTTCAAAGCCACATGTCATATGGAAATTATGAGAATTTCCATGTACTCTGCCAATGTGACGGTTTAAAAGTTGACGAGTTGGCACAGAGAAATCTTCGCAAAGATGGCACTGCATATAGTTAACTAGAATCAATTCAGTAGAGACGGCGGAACAACTAAAAATGCACGAGTTTAATCCTGTCTGTTCTTCTCAAATGACACCCTTGATGATTTGATTAGTATGACGAGCCTAAGAAATCCGGAAAGGCACACACTAGTATGGCGGCGCCCGTCACTTTGCATAAAAGTAAAGgtcgggcgccgccagactacttGATCACAGAGCAGCATGATGGAACGTGTTGAAACGATGTGCAGGTTACTTTCTGATGCTGGCTTTGATGATACAGTAGTAGACATATTTCGTGAAAATAAAGTTGACCAACAAGTTTTGATTAGCCTTGATAAAGAAGATATGCTAGAATTGGGTGTAGTGGCACTTGGCGACCGAAAAAGATTGCAGCAGCTTATCGTTAGCCTTCGTGATGTAGAAAAGGAGAATGTATGCCCTGGTGGGGGCGGCGACAGGCTCGAAGGATAGACGGAAGGATAGACGGAAGGAAGAAGCATCCACGGTGCCTACTTGTACACCACGCTCTCCATTGTCCTCGCCATTGTCGCCGTCGTCGTGCGAGTTATCAGATGTACCTGGCAGTCATAAAGACCTTGAAAATGTAAGGCATATGTTTTCATAGTACTGTATAAAATCACAACCTTTTATGCAGTTCATGGAGGAAGATTTATTACAACCACACAGTGCAGAAAACTTGGCTGGCGAAGAGCTGGAAGAGAGCCTTCTACCCCATGAAGAAGAAGTTGATACACAAAATTCTACCGTAGTAGATGCAAGCCAGAAGTTGAATCAGGTAAATACAAAAAGCTATTACTTTAAAATGGCTTAATAATGGTtcctttttttttattaaaggGACCATCAGTGCAAGCTAGCATAACATCCAATGTGCCAGATTACCTTGAAGGATGGGAAGAAGATTTCACTGCACCAACTCAATTTTCAGAGCGTACAATGGGCGTTTTGTCTTCTGGTTTAATGTCTAAGTCTGCTAGAGCAGAAATCACACAAGCTACTACAGCAAAGATGCTTAATTTTTGCAAGTACCCTACAGCAGATCAGTATAACATAGTTGCCAAAAAAATTGTCACTAATCTACTTAACGGAAAGAAGGATAGTACTGGCACAGGATTTGTAAGTTGTATGTTATTCATATTATTGTACACTTATAACTATATGGTAGGGATCGTGGGCTAAGGGCTTGGAAACTCGGTTCCGCAACATCCGACGCAAGCCACGTTCTTCTTCTATTGGACTTGAATTTTCTCCACCTACTAAAAAGAAGAAGATAGGAATTCACTCGTGTCCTCAATCCTCTGCATTGCTAGATGACGCAACGTATGATTTGCATTTAAAAGAATTAGAGAAACAACTGTCTAAGAAAACCAAATCTAAAAGTGCCCTTTCATCTCTAATGGCTGAAACAAGTGCAAACAGGCACAAGTGGATTGTTGATAAAAAGCCGTCTGTTTTGGAGGTTATCAAAAAATTTCCTACCCTTAAAACTTTTGACATGGTATGTACTCTATTAGTTTCATACATACAattgtgtattgtgtattgCAGCTTTTGGTGGATTTTGCATCCATTACCGTTATGGAGGACCCTATGAAGAGTTTTATGGCCAACTGGAAGATCTGGATTCCCAAAATTTACCAAAAAGTCAAATTGGAGGCTGGATTGCACAGGAAAACGTATTTGTCTTTTCTCCCTTTAATATCACAATACGAAGATAAATCAGTTGAAGATATTTGTGAAGGTAAACATGCAGTACAACTATATATGTGGTACAGTGTAATTTTTGATATATAGATCCAGATATTTTGGTGCTCTTGCTTTGCTTGCGAAAGCTATTAAACAGCAAAATGCCAAAGAAGTGTACTGAATTTTTGGTCTTTCTGgaggtatgtacatgtacagctacATTTGCTATTGTTGTCAAATTATACTACAGGATGGTGATGATATCGACAAAAAAGTTGAGGAAATTACTGAAAATGCTCCATACATGGTGCAA is a window encoding:
- the LOC136244019 gene encoding uncharacterized protein produces the protein MQCHLCEDFSVPTRQLLNRHIGRVHGNSHNFHMTCGFENSSGTRCETTFNSFHTYKRHLRKKHRGEVSECEQEEQRPTGSSANSAKDLYNDSPEEPCHSPESAPLDCPPQSLANNKSNLEREAALWILKLKEGKRLTQSAVDEILSDVTELCTNVVCQLGDDLRAILNVNSDDIPGLNALVNETSPYTSPFANIKTQYLQLSYYRKYLNFVDPIQITLGTSYIWTGEGQSRRLTEVDQKFTYVPILEVLKNMLNCPAVYEEIMRGHQRSDELLEDFCDSPKFKCHPLFGSHHNALQIFLYFDECELCNPLGSFRKKHKIGNIHPMYRSTLEAIQLLCLVEAPLLEVYGHDKILEPAIKDIKQLEKGCTFSTCEGLVKFYGTIATVSGDNPGSSAVAGFKESSAAYRLCRQCLTTKPEIQLKFHEKYFDLRTPLSHQHHCQLLKDNPTIRDHYSKTFGVNRESILNSLMYFDVADECVVPDVMHDVLEGYLPYTTKLMLNYFISTRLFSNDDINSLMSNFDYGFEAISIPSPLTSTILQSADKTRLGQTASQMWTLGRMLPVMIGHFIPQDDEHWVHYIQLLDIVDLIFAPTVNPETPGYLEVLIEENLEQFVTLYRESVLPKMHFLIHVPRLLASW
- the LOC136245014 gene encoding sterile alpha motif domain-containing protein 3-like, producing MYALVGAATGSKDRRKDRRKEEASTVPTCTPRSPLSSPLSPSSCELSDVPGSHKDLENFMEEDLLQPHSAENLAGEELEESLLPHEEEVDTQNSTVVDASQKLNQGPSVQASITSNVPDYLEGWEEDFTAPTQFSERTMGVLSSGLMSKSARAEITQATTAKMLNFCKYPTADQYNIVAKKIVTNLLNGKKDSTGTGFGSWAKGLETRFRNIRRKPRSSSIGLEFSPPTKKKKIGIHSCPQSSALLDDATYDLHLKELEKQLSKKTKSKSALSSLMAETSANRHKWIVDKKPSVLEVIKKFPTLKTFDMLLVDFASITVMEDPMKSFMANWKIWIPKIYQKVKLEAGLHRKTYLSFLPLISQYEDKSVEDICEDPDILVLLLCLRKLLNSKMPKKCTEFLVFLEDGDDIDKKVEEITENAPYMVQVGSVTTRQWFIAIEKGILFSVDNFAKAVVAMMACYYVFDIAYPKQWNSCLLFIAKYLLTPKGCPSLNATQLGVIADIENI